The sequence CGACTGTGATCTATCACCTATGACAATACACTAGTGACGGATAATCTTAACTAGATATTAGTGACGGACAATACACTAGTGACGGATAATCTTAACTagatattagtgatgagtcaaattgtaacccgtcactaataacaaactcatcagtgacgagttatcttagaccagtcattagtgacggatcaaattgATCTGTCACTAGTCCTCTTAGTGGCCATTGCTCCTAGTATAAGTAGTTGTGATGGGCTGCGAGTTCCTCTTGAGGGGGTGACGAACTTAAGGTAGTCACAAAGAAAACGATAGAGACTTCCGCGTATGGAGTGACTACCTTAATGAATCAAGTATTCAGTGACAAATTTATTAGCTACATAAGCGCTCAAATTCCTGaattataatagtatttttttttctcatgtaaCACTAATGATTTTATTAGTGACGAGCCagtgttacgacccatcaccaataacttatgacataaatattttttaatttttttagttttctcttatttttcttacCTCAGTAGTattagaataggaactattgtatatttctgttTAATTTTTATGTAaggggtggtggctatggacacaaacgcgcgtTCTAAAAATGATGCAAAAACTTTagagggcgagaactcaatcttttaagaagaatttggcctcaaaaaattctccgAACCTGATAAGGTCAAGCagaaatagatgtaactttttttaagatgtctgtaaagtcaaaaaaaacattaaaaatGGAGTCTGTTTGTAAAAGTTATGTGTGTTTTATCGATGGTACTCCGGTTCATCTATCAAATTGTGATCATTGGCATAAGATattcataaattcataaaaaaaatttacaactttagatgaagaaaatttttatatgtaaattaacAATTCACTTATTCAGTATCAAACAATACAATACTCAACAATTTGCGAAAAACAAGATCCGTCACATATGATCTTTGGCAACGAAAGTTAAAACGATAAAATATTCGATTCCTATCACAATGACGTGATAACTAAGGTGGTAAAAGAGTCCGTGCGCGAGAAGAGGTCGTGAGTTCAATTTTTACGAAAGTCAAAGACCGAAAACAGTTTGAAAAATGACGTGACTTATAGGTATATGCGATGAGCCCTTGTGCTGAGATGGAttgagtaaaaaaaatatatttttttaacttttttcgtgtctaaaaaatatgaaaaatacttatcatttataagtgacgagtcactgTTACGAtacatcacttatgacctttatTAATGACAGATCaaattatgacctgtcacctataaaTTTATTGGTGACGAGTCTTTAcctatcatcaataataactcatcAATGATGAGTTCGAAGTAGCAGATAtaagatccatcactaataacagtTATCACCCATCACACACGTAGTAGATGATTCTCCAGGGCCATGGCCTCTCGGTGTTGGGCGACGGAGGGGAGCGGAGCACGTCGTGGCAGGGGGTGACCACTGACCATCGCCGTTGTAACAAGGCAAGGAGAGAAACAGCTTCCCAGCAGATTTATTTATTCTCACTGACCAAAACATCATCGTTAACATCGTGttgaaaaatgttgaatcagTAAGGCATCCCCGTGTTCTCGTCACACAAAAAAAAGTTCGCGCAGTACAACACCTCATCAATTCATATCGACCTCGGTATCGTTGAGTTTACAGCCCTTTGTCTCGAATGGGAAGAACGAGACGGCCAAGCCGGAGAGGAAGATTACAAGCTCAAAGAGCAGGATTGCCGTCGTCTGCTGGCAGCCGTGCACCAGGGCAACGGCGACGAGCGGGCAGAGGATGCCTCCGATCCTGCCCACCGAGCTCGCGATGCCGATGCCCGTTGTTCTCACCGAGGTTGGGTAGATCTGAGCAACAATGCAAGGAAAATTGGTTATCACAAAGAGAGGGAAATAAACATAGAATAAATCAAGTAATGTTGTAAAACTGCACTGACCTCCggtgcatatatgtatacaatGGTGAAGCTAGCAGATATACACAGCCGGGCACCAAACAGGGAGATTCTTGTTAGTGTCTCTGTCCGGGAAAACACTAGAGGGAATAAGAAAACACAGCTAGTGAAGAGCATCAAAGCCATCGAAAGCTTCCGACCGAATCTATCCACGATCATGGCCGATAGAAACGACCCTGGAATCTCTGTTTCACGAAAACATGGAAGATTGGTCATCAAAATGATCACAAGAATTGGAAGATAGTTATCATAAGAGATGTTATGTACGGTAGGAACCAACCAGCAAAACTGGATATGAAAACATTCTTATAGAGGCTTGCATTATTTGAGTGTACGGATTCAACCTCCTCTTTTGCACATATCCTGTTTCCATTACTTAGCTCTGATGTCAGCAGAACAATCCCGTAATAGGAAAACGCATTTCCAAAGAAAGCCATCCACAGAAGCAGAGTTGCTCTGATCAGTTTTGGTGCAAGTAGCTTGCCAACGGACTTAATACCTCCAAAATTGGAACCTTCATTTTCATTGATGTGGTCATTTTCTTCTGCACCAGCCAGAAGTGTTGCGGACTCGGAAGATCTCGAAACCTCGTCTAACTCAATGCTCGTGTTAGAAACAAGCTTGCCAGAAGGGAGCTGCACATTGTTTAATCTTGCCATTTTCTCCAGTATCTCCACAGCCTCGGTTACTCTGCCTTTCATGCATAGGAATCTTGGTGACTCTGGCGTGATAGGATAAAATAGGAGCAGGATGAAAGATGGAACAGCCGATAGTGCCAACAACCACCTCCAGCCAAACTTGGGCATAACTGTCTGCCATAGTGCCATTAGTACGGTAAGAAATTAGTCACAGAAACAACTAGGTGAAATCGATCATTCTATAACATGTGTACGTTTTTTACTGCAAGAATATGTCTAATTATGAACTGTCTATCCAGAACAGGATAGTATATTATACATCTTCACATCAAAGTTCCCAAGTAAAATTAcagatttttttgaaaaaagaaatcgTTCCAGCCTCTGCATTGTTTGATGCATAAAGCCTTTGCTTCTTATTACATTATATCAGCACTTGGCTGATCATTTGGAATAAAAAGTAACAAACCATATGGAGAAAAGTATCATCCAACACATAGCCTGCTACCAAACTTACAAATGATGCAAGTAAAATTACAGATGATGCAGATAGATATTTTATTTATGAATATAATTTCTCATAATATTTCAAGGGATTGAGAAGCAAAAATAATTATCACAGAGCTTGTGCTTCTA is a genomic window of Phragmites australis chromosome 24, lpPhrAust1.1, whole genome shotgun sequence containing:
- the LOC133907838 gene encoding organic cation/carnitine transporter 7-like isoform X1, with protein sequence MMEEEQSATYTVDDALLSSGFGRFQILILSYAGIGLIAEAMEMMLLSFVGPSVQLEWKLTSHQESMITSVVFVGMLIGAYSWGVVSDNYGRRRGFLFTAIVTSGAGFLSAFAPNYLSLISLRFLVGIGLGGGPVLGSWFLEFVPAPTRGTWMVVFSAFWTVGTIFEASLAWTVMPKFGWRWLLALSAVPSFILLLFYPITPESPRFLCMKGRVTEAVEILEKMARLNNVQLPSGKLVSNTSIELDEVSRSSESATLLAGAEENDHINENEGSNFGGIKSVGKLLAPKLIRATLLLWMAFFGNAFSYYGIVLLTSELSNGNRICAKEEVESVHSNNASLYKNVFISSFAEIPGSFLSAMIVDRFGRKLSMALMLFTSCVFLFPLVFSRTETLTRISLFGARLCISASFTIVYIYAPEIYPTSVRTTGIGIASSVGRIGGILCPLVAVALVHGCQQTTAILLFELVIFLSGLAVSFFPFETKGCKLNDTEVDMN
- the LOC133907838 gene encoding organic cation/carnitine transporter 7-like isoform X2; the encoded protein is MEEEQSATYTVDDALLSSGFGRFQILILSYAGIGLIAEAMEMMLLSFVGPSVQLEWKLTSHQESMITSVVFVGMLIGAYSWGVVSDNYGRRRGFLFTAIVTSGAGFLSAFAPNYLSLISLRFLVGIGLGGGPVLGSWFLEFVPAPTRGTWMVVFSAFWTVGTIFEASLAWTVMPKFGWRWLLALSAVPSFILLLFYPITPESPRFLCMKGRVTEAVEILEKMARLNNVQLPSGKLVSNTSIELDEVSRSSESATLLAGAEENDHINENEGSNFGGIKSVGKLLAPKLIRATLLLWMAFFGNAFSYYGIVLLTSELSNGNRICAKEEVESVHSNNASLYKNVFISSFAEIPGSFLSAMIVDRFGRKLSMALMLFTSCVFLFPLVFSRTETLTRISLFGARLCISASFTIVYIYAPEIYPTSVRTTGIGIASSVGRIGGILCPLVAVALVHGCQQTTAILLFELVIFLSGLAVSFFPFETKGCKLNDTEVDMN